From one Gracilinanus agilis isolate LMUSP501 chromosome 5, AgileGrace, whole genome shotgun sequence genomic stretch:
- the RAPGEF3 gene encoding rap guanine nucleotide exchange factor 3 isoform X1, whose protein sequence is MVLRKIHRPRSCSYQLQLEHKTSPSRIQGLRWTPLTNSKETLDFNVSLEQATSEQVLRAGKLLHRHLLATCPTLVRDRKYHLRLYRQCCSGKELVDGVLALGLGVQSRSQALGICQVLLNEGALCHVKHEWAFHDRDAHFYRFPGPEPDLDSIQEMEELVEAVTLLSQRGPDALLTVALRKPPGQRTEEELDLIFEELLHIKAVAHLSNSVKRELAAVLLFEPSSKAGTVLFSQGDKGTSWYIIWKGSVNVVTHGKGLVTTLHEGDDFGQLALVNDSPRAATIILREDNCHFLRVDKQDFNRIIKDVEANTMRLEEHGKVVLVLERTPQGSGPDCPLSPGRNRYTVMSGTPEKILELLLEAVRPDSSAHDPTETFLGDFLLTHSVFMPSAHLCAALLHHFHAEPAGGTEQERGIYVCNKRQKILRLVNQWVTLYGPMLHIDPVAPSFLQLLWYISSQKLSELVSRDAQLSNLLREQGPERRRHHGLENGSGNMSPQLKVRAVPIWFPSYDELILSNRYAIQGLDKVPYDICRPDHSVLTLNLPVTASVREVMTALAQEDGWVQGQVLVKVTSSGDTIDLQPDTRGVATSLGLNERLFLVNPQEMHKLTPHPDQLGPSTGSAELLDLVSAKDLASQLTDHDWNLFNSIHQVELIHYVLGPQQLQNTTTANLERFMRRFNELQYWVATELCLCPMPGLRTQLLRKFIKLASHLKEQKNLNSFFAVMFGLSNSAISRLAHTWERLPHKVRKLYSALERLLDPSWNHRVYRLALTKLSPPIIPFMPLLLKDMTFIHEGNRTLVESLINFEKMRMMARTVRMLHHCRSHGSVPLSPLRSRVSHIHEDSQTVRISTCSEQSLSARNLASARAYIQQLKVIDNQQELSRLSRELEP, encoded by the exons ATGGTGCTGAGGAAGATCCATAGGCCCCGGAGTTGTTCCTACCAGCTGCAACTAGAGCACAAGACATCCCCCAGCAGGATCCAGGGGCTTCGTTGG ACACCACTTACCAATAGCAAAGAGACCCTGGACTTTAATGTGAGCCTGGAACAG GCTACTTCAGAGCAGGTTCTCCGGGCTGGAAAGCTGCTTCACAGGCATCTTCTGGCTACTTGCCCCACCCTGGTGCGAGATCGGAAATACCACCTCAGATTGTACCG GCAATGCTGCTCCGGGAAAGAGCTAGTTGATGGAGTTTTGGCCTTGGGGCTTGGAGTCCAATCCAGAAGTCAAGCTTTGGGTATCTGTCAAGTTCTCCTGAATGAGGGAGCCCTCTGCCACG TGAAACACGAATGGGCTTTCCATGACAGAGATGCTCATTTCTATCGATTCCCTGGGCCAGAGCCAGACCTGGACAGCATTCAAGAGATGGAGGAGCTGGTTGAGGCTGTGACCCTGCTGTCTCAGCGAGGGCCTGATGCTCTGCTCACTGTGGCTCTACGTAAGCC CCCTGGGCAGCGCACCGAGGAGGAGCTCGACCTAATCTTTGAGGAGCTGCTCCATATCAAGGCTGTGGCCCATCTGTCTAACTCG GTAAAGAGGGAGTTGGCTGCTGTGTTGTTGTTTGAGCCAAGCAGCAAAGCTGGCACTGTGT TGTTCAGCCAAGGAGATAAGGGGACATCTTGGTACATTATCTGGAAGGGATCTGTTAATGTGGTGACCCATGGCAAG GGACTGGTGACAACCTTGCATGAGGGAGACGACTTTGGACAGCTAGCTTTGGTGAATGACTCACCCCGGGCAGCCACCATCATTCTTCGTGAAGACAACTGTCATTTTTTGCGGGTGGACAAGCAGGATTTCAACCGTATCATCAAG GATGTGGAGGCAAATACAATGCGTTTGGAAGAACATGGAAAAGTGGTGTTGGTGCTGGAGAGGACCCCTCAGGGAAGTGGCCCTGACTGTCCCCTGAGCCCAGGCAGGAACCG GTACACAGTGATGTCAGGCACTCCAGAAAAGATCTTAGAACTACTGCTGGAGGCTGTGCGGCCGGACTCAAGTGCCCATGATCCCACAG AGACATTCCTAGGTGACTTTCTCCTGACCCACAGTGTCTTCATGCCTAGTGCCCATCTCTGTGCTGCCCTCCTGCATCA TTTCCATGCGGAGCCAGCTGGTGGCACTGAGCAGGAACGTGGCATCTATGTCTGTAACAAGCGGCAGAAGATCCTAAGACTGGTCAACCAGTGGGTGACCCTCTATGGCCCCATGCTCCACATAGACCCTGTAGCCCCCAGCTTCCTACAG CTGCTTTGGTATATCTCCTCACAGAAACTCTCAGAACTGGTAAGCAGGGATGCTCAGCTTAGCAACCTGCTAAGGGAGCAGGGACCAGAGAGGCGTCGGCATCATGG GTTGGAAAATGGAAGTGGAAATATGTCACCACAATTAAAG gtTCGAGCAGTTCCTATCTGGTTCCCCAGCTATGATGAACTCATCCTCAGCAACAGATATGCTATCCAAGGTCTAGACAAAG tCCCCTATGACATCTGCCGGCCAGACCACTCAGTCCTGACACTGAATCTACCAGTGACAGCCTCAGTGAGAGAAGTAATGACTGCACTAGCACAGGAAGACGGCTGGGTACAAGGCCAGGTACTGGTGAAGGTCACCTCTTCCGGAG ACACCATTGATCTACAACCAGATACCCGTGGTGTAGCAACGTCTCTGGGACTCAACGAGCGGCTCTTCCTTGTTAACCCACAGGAAATGCACAAACTG ACGCCACACCCAGACCAACTTGGCCCCAGTACAGGGTCAGCTGAGTTGCTGGATCTAGTGAGTGCCAAGGACCTTGCCAGCCAACTGACTGACCATGACTGGAATCTCTTCAACAGCATCCACCAG GTGGAGTTGATCCACTATGTGCTGGGACCACAGCAACTCCAAAACACCACCACTGCCAACCTGGAGCGCTTCATGAGGCGTTTCAATGAACTGCAGTACTGGGTGGCTACAGAACTGTGCTTATGTCCTATGCCTGGTCTTCGGACTCAGCTGCTCCGAAAATTCATCAAGTTGGCTTCTCA CCTCAAAGAGCAGAAGAATCTCAACtctttctttgctgtcatgtttgGCCTCAGCAACTCTGCTATCAGCCGTCTTGCCCacacctgggag CGGCTGCCCCACAAAGTTCGGAAGCTCTATTCTGCGCTCGAACGGCTACTG GACCCCTCCTGGAATCACCGCGTATACCGATTGGCACTCACCAAGCTGTCCCCACCCATCATTCCCTTTATGCCCCTCCTCCTCAAAG ATATGACCTTCATCCATGAAGGAAACCGTACACTGGTAGAGAGTCTCATCAACTTTGAGAAGATG CGTATGATGGCCAGAACTGTAAGGATGCTGCATCACTGTCGAAGTCATGGCTCTG TACCTCTCTCACCACTCCGGAGCCGAGTCTCCCACATACATGAAGATAGCCAGACCGTGAGGATATCTACTT GTTCAGAGCAATCATTGAGTGCCCGGAATCTGGCCAGCGCTCGGGCATATATCCAGCAACTGAAGGTCATTGACAACCAGCAAGAACTTTCTCGGCTCTCCAGAGAACTGGAGCCTTGA